A stretch of Thermovenabulum gondwanense DNA encodes these proteins:
- a CDS encoding Veg family protein — translation MLKDNALLKIKKSIEPFVGKKVKIKANRGRKKTYEKIGILEKVYPNIFVIRIEESPEFINRVSYSYSDVLTDSVELIFCAGNGKAVKIKH, via the coding sequence TTGTTAAAGGATAATGCTCTCCTCAAAATAAAAAAAAGTATAGAACCCTTTGTGGGGAAAAAGGTTAAGATTAAAGCAAACAGGGGTAGAAAAAAGACTTACGAGAAAATAGGTATTCTCGAAAAGGTTTATCCCAATATATTTGTTATAAGGATTGAAGAATCTCCCGAATTTATAAACAGGGTTTCATACAGTTATTCCGATGTATTAACCGATTCCGTCGAGCTGATATTCTGTGCCGGTAACGGCAAAGCGGTGAAAATTAAGCATTAG
- the spoIID gene encoding stage II sporulation protein D has product MEQGLMLKVFDSRMKKVYRMELEEYVKYAVASAMPADFPMEALKSQAVCCRTIAVRRMRIFGGSGCTRYPEYDVCTDPGHCQGFSDKLGEIPESIKKAVEETSGLILTYNGNPVEALYHDTCGGYTEDSENVLGNKISYLRKVECGFCSDSPHYVTRRIITIKNLKKKLGVNFDSATGKVDIKGIFEEIKTTGSGRIKRIKVGDREFSGEEIKELLSINSNKLNWKVVAIALEIMGKGHGLGMCQYGARGMALKGQDFANILKHYFTGTEVEKIKMPSEDNPLIFKKIAVDPGKGSEDDLCGPMGLSEGFINYEMARVLREILSKEGAKVILTRNNNEKKDLMERIRVINDFDPDLFISLQQNFLKPDREGYVEIFYLPGDKEGKRLAECIKEAFISNLKVQAVSYEADLFLLRECKCPGVMIFTCNLNCPREEKRISEEKYRKNVAQTIFSGIILYYYGLTLK; this is encoded by the coding sequence ATGGAGCAAGGATTAATGCTAAAGGTTTTTGATTCAAGGATGAAGAAAGTATACCGAATGGAATTAGAGGAGTACGTAAAATACGCCGTGGCATCCGCAATGCCCGCCGATTTTCCCATGGAAGCCCTAAAATCTCAGGCGGTTTGCTGCAGGACAATTGCCGTAAGGAGGATGAGAATATTCGGCGGAAGCGGATGCACGAGATACCCCGAATACGATGTGTGCACAGACCCTGGACACTGTCAGGGATTTTCGGATAAATTGGGGGAAATTCCCGAGAGCATAAAAAAAGCCGTTGAGGAAACCTCCGGATTAATTTTAACATACAATGGAAACCCTGTAGAAGCCCTGTACCACGACACCTGCGGTGGATATACGGAAGATTCGGAAAATGTCCTGGGAAATAAGATAAGTTATTTGAGGAAGGTAGAATGTGGATTCTGCAGCGATTCACCCCATTACGTTACCCGCAGGATTATTACAATTAAAAATTTAAAAAAAAAATTGGGGGTTAACTTCGACTCAGCTACGGGCAAGGTGGATATAAAGGGAATCTTTGAGGAAATAAAAACGACGGGATCCGGGCGGATAAAAAGGATAAAGGTAGGAGACAGGGAATTTTCCGGAGAAGAAATAAAAGAACTGCTTTCCATAAATTCTAACAAATTAAACTGGAAGGTAGTAGCTATAGCCTTAGAAATTATGGGGAAAGGCCATGGACTGGGAATGTGTCAGTACGGGGCAAGAGGGATGGCTTTAAAAGGGCAGGATTTTGCGAATATACTAAAGCACTATTTTACGGGAACGGAAGTAGAAAAAATAAAAATGCCCTCCGAGGATAATCCGCTAATTTTTAAAAAAATTGCAGTGGATCCCGGCAAGGGGTCCGAGGACGATTTATGCGGGCCTATGGGGTTATCGGAAGGATTTATAAATTACGAAATGGCAAGGGTTTTGCGGGAGATACTTTCTAAAGAAGGGGCAAAAGTGATCCTCACCAGGAATAATAATGAAAAAAAAGACCTCATGGAAAGAATAAGGGTTATTAATGATTTTGATCCGGACCTTTTTATCAGCCTTCAGCAAAATTTTTTGAAGCCCGACAGGGAAGGGTATGTGGAAATTTTTTACCTGCCGGGAGATAAAGAAGGGAAAAGACTTGCTGAATGCATCAAGGAAGCTTTTATCTCAAATCTAAAGGTTCAAGCGGTATCCTATGAGGCAGACCTTTTCCTGCTGAGAGAATGCAAATGCCCCGGAGTAATGATTTTCACTTGCAATTTAAACTGTCCCCGGGAAGAAAAAAGGATATCGGAAGAAAAGTATAGAAAAAATGTCGCACAGACAATTTTTTCTGGGATTATCCTCTATTATTACGGCCTCACATTAAAATAG
- a CDS encoding GntR family transcriptional regulator: MAGRFKTIRLDNYKPLREIVFQALREAIISGELKPGERLMEVQLAEEMGVSRTPVREAIRKLELEGLVVMVPRKGAYVAGLSMKDAADVFEVRQSLEGLAAALAAERITDEEIESLERVLLEINDAAEKNDLDLIIQKDAEFHNILFKASRNDRLVQIISNLKEQIDRFRIQSFENPGRLKKLMEEHKKIVEAITERNVEKAKKLAEEHIEKVENNVMDILRKQMDIGDDN; the protein is encoded by the coding sequence TTGGCAGGCAGATTTAAGACAATAAGGTTGGACAATTATAAACCCCTGAGGGAAATAGTATTTCAGGCATTAAGAGAGGCTATAATTTCCGGCGAATTAAAACCCGGCGAGAGGTTGATGGAGGTTCAGTTAGCGGAAGAGATGGGGGTATCCCGAACTCCTGTAAGGGAAGCTATAAGGAAACTGGAACTTGAAGGGCTTGTGGTGATGGTGCCGAGAAAGGGGGCCTACGTGGCGGGGCTTTCTATGAAGGACGCTGCCGACGTTTTTGAGGTAAGGCAGAGTTTGGAAGGCCTTGCAGCGGCCTTAGCTGCCGAAAGAATTACCGATGAAGAGATAGAATCTTTAGAAAGGGTGCTCCTTGAAATTAACGATGCCGCGGAAAAAAATGATTTAGACCTTATAATCCAGAAGGATGCGGAATTTCACAATATCCTTTTTAAAGCCAGCAGAAATGACCGTCTGGTGCAAATAATAAGCAATTTAAAGGAGCAGATTGACAGGTTCAGGATACAATCCTTTGAAAATCCGGGTAGATTGAAGAAATTGATGGAGGAGCACAAAAAAATAGTGGAAGCGATTACCGAGAGGAATGTGGAAAAGGCAAAAAAACTTGCCGAGGAGCATATAGAAAAAGTGGAAAATAATGTTATGGATATTTTAAGAAAACAAATGGATATTGGAGATGATAATTAA
- the purR gene encoding pur operon repressor: MRRSQRLVLITKHLTENPNKIIPLKYFAERYNAAKSSISEDLNIIKSSLSYSMEGVLETLPGAAGGVRYRVKNSKDKIQSLLGELCELINDKNRLIPGDYIYLTDIIFSPEYSYRIGEVIAEKFLEKEPTCVLTVETKGIPLALMTARALNVPLVVARRDIKVTEGPSVNISYVSGSSGRIQNMALPKRALSEKARVLIVDDFMKGGGTARGMTELVREFNAETAGIAVFISTEEPKEKLVKNYTSLLVLEKVETLRGIIKIRPGIF; this comes from the coding sequence ATGAGGAGAAGTCAGAGATTGGTTTTAATTACTAAACATCTTACGGAGAATCCCAATAAAATAATTCCTCTTAAATATTTTGCAGAAAGGTATAATGCCGCAAAATCTTCGATAAGCGAGGATTTGAACATTATTAAGTCTTCCCTTTCTTATTCCATGGAGGGGGTTTTGGAGACCCTTCCAGGAGCTGCAGGGGGAGTGCGTTACCGGGTAAAAAACTCTAAGGATAAAATACAGTCTCTTTTAGGGGAACTCTGCGAACTTATAAACGATAAAAACCGGTTGATTCCGGGGGACTATATATATCTTACGGATATAATATTTTCTCCCGAATACTCCTACCGCATAGGAGAGGTAATAGCCGAGAAATTTTTAGAAAAAGAGCCTACGTGCGTGCTCACGGTGGAAACCAAAGGAATCCCACTGGCTTTGATGACCGCAAGGGCTTTAAATGTCCCTCTGGTGGTGGCAAGAAGGGATATAAAGGTGACCGAGGGCCCGTCGGTAAATATCAGCTACGTATCCGGCTCCAGCGGCAGAATTCAAAACATGGCCCTCCCCAAAAGGGCTTTATCGGAAAAAGCAAGGGTTTTGATTGTGGATGATTTCATGAAAGGCGGGGGGACAGCAAGGGGAATGACGGAGCTTGTCCGGGAATTTAATGCTGAAACCGCAGGTATAGCCGTTTTTATTTCCACCGAAGAGCCCAAGGAAAAACTTGTAAAAAATTATACCTCACTTCTGGTGCTGGAAAAGGTGGAAACCCTGAGGGGGATAATCAAAATTCGTCCGGGAATTTTTTAA
- a CDS encoding nucleotidyltransferase family protein, whose product MKALILAGGTAEDSLKDKGDNKAFIKIAGKEMILYIVNVLKEIKAIDEIFAIGPEKLKEISRGDFNVIKEEGSLFENVKKGLSVFSEEEEILILTSDIPMITKEALEDFIVRAKATGAEFCYPIVKKEVNDKKFPGVKRTYVRVYEGSFTGGNVVLVKLSAVKRAIDKVEGFFKYRKNPLKLSMIFGPVFLVKFLIGTLRIKDLEKRVYELFDVRAKAIISEYPEIGTDVDKISDLEIAEKVLAKGGGL is encoded by the coding sequence ATGAAAGCTCTTATCCTTGCCGGGGGGACCGCTGAGGATAGTTTAAAGGATAAAGGAGATAACAAGGCGTTTATTAAGATAGCCGGAAAGGAAATGATATTATACATTGTGAACGTGCTTAAGGAAATTAAAGCAATTGATGAGATTTTTGCAATAGGACCTGAAAAATTGAAGGAAATATCGAGAGGAGATTTTAATGTAATAAAGGAAGAAGGCTCCCTTTTTGAGAATGTTAAAAAGGGATTATCGGTTTTTTCGGAGGAAGAAGAAATTCTTATCCTTACCTCCGATATTCCCATGATTACAAAGGAGGCCCTGGAGGACTTTATAGTGAGGGCTAAGGCTACGGGTGCGGAATTTTGCTATCCCATCGTGAAAAAGGAGGTCAACGACAAAAAATTCCCCGGGGTAAAAAGAACCTACGTGAGGGTATATGAAGGGTCTTTTACCGGTGGGAATGTGGTTCTGGTAAAGCTAAGCGCCGTAAAAAGGGCTATCGATAAGGTGGAAGGTTTTTTTAAGTACAGAAAAAATCCTTTGAAGCTTTCTATGATTTTCGGCCCCGTTTTTCTCGTTAAATTCTTGATTGGCACTTTGAGAATAAAGGACCTGGAAAAAAGGGTATATGAGCTTTTTGATGTGAGGGCAAAAGCCATAATAAGCGAATATCCGGAAATCGGAACGGATGTGGACAAAATTAGCGATTTAGAAATTGCAGAAAAGGTGCTCGCAAAAGGGGGCGGATTATGA
- a CDS encoding CAP domain-containing protein, producing the protein MKGMKNKVIVLLLLLSLFISSTAFAATSINISFNAGKLLPGVKYVFYIKYNGITYLSTLLKSIETKAPSSTNSGVSSNNGQSQNSTVVQGLTKDEKLMLDLVNNERIKAGLKPLEIDMRLVDISRKKSKDMIEKNYFGHISPTYGSPFDALKNAGVAYRYAGENIAGAPTVEKAHQALMNSPGHRANILNPNFNKIGIGIVDGGPYGKMFTQTFIGTN; encoded by the coding sequence ATGAAAGGCATGAAAAACAAGGTAATTGTGCTACTACTGCTGTTATCTCTTTTTATATCCTCCACGGCCTTTGCGGCAACCAGCATAAACATAAGTTTTAATGCGGGAAAATTGTTGCCGGGGGTAAAGTATGTTTTTTACATAAAATATAACGGCATTACCTATTTGAGTACCCTTTTAAAAAGCATTGAAACAAAGGCCCCATCTTCTACAAATAGCGGTGTCTCATCAAATAACGGGCAGTCCCAGAACAGTACGGTTGTTCAGGGTTTGACAAAGGATGAGAAGCTAATGCTTGACCTGGTTAACAATGAAAGGATTAAGGCGGGGCTAAAGCCTTTAGAAATAGATATGAGGCTTGTGGATATCTCCAGGAAAAAGAGCAAGGATATGATTGAAAAAAATTACTTTGGGCATATTTCCCCTACCTACGGGTCCCCCTTTGATGCATTAAAAAATGCCGGAGTAGCTTACAGGTATGCGGGAGAAAACATCGCCGGGGCACCAACGGTGGAAAAAGCTCATCAGGCTTTAATGAACAGTCCCGGCCACAGAGCAAACATTTTAAATCCTAACTTCAATAAAATAGGTATTGGAATCGTTGACGGGGGTCCTTATGGCAAAATGTTTACCCAGACCTTCATAGGGACTAATTAG
- the ispE gene encoding 4-(cytidine 5'-diphospho)-2-C-methyl-D-erythritol kinase — protein sequence MHRFEMDVKAKINLTLDVLYKRQDGYHEVEMIMQTISLSDRVSIRLLPEKEIRILCEAPGVPLNEENTAYKAAKLMMDKFNLDAGLEIDIKKYIPVAAGLAGGSADAAAVLMGINEIFDLKKDLGQLMELGKIIGADVPFSIMGGTAVARGIGEKLEPLPGLKDIVVLLVKPPYFVSTKEVYSRLNVGNIKKRPDTMGTIDKIKRADVRGIAEGLCNVLEEVTFKMHPELERIKEAMKERGALGSLMSGSGPTVYGIFESLKDAQKAAEKFNGNNNTVIITELS from the coding sequence TTGCACAGATTTGAGATGGATGTAAAAGCAAAAATCAACCTTACATTAGATGTTCTTTACAAAAGGCAGGATGGTTACCATGAAGTGGAGATGATAATGCAGACGATTTCTTTAAGTGACAGGGTCAGTATTAGGTTACTTCCTGAAAAAGAGATAAGAATTCTCTGCGAAGCCCCCGGAGTACCTCTGAATGAAGAAAATACGGCTTATAAAGCGGCAAAACTTATGATGGATAAGTTTAATCTGGATGCCGGACTGGAAATAGATATCAAGAAATATATTCCTGTTGCAGCCGGGCTTGCAGGCGGGAGTGCCGATGCGGCTGCCGTATTGATGGGCATTAATGAGATTTTTGATTTAAAGAAAGATTTAGGGCAGTTGATGGAGCTGGGCAAAATAATTGGAGCCGACGTTCCTTTTTCGATAATGGGGGGAACGGCCGTAGCACGGGGCATAGGAGAAAAACTGGAACCTTTGCCCGGTTTAAAGGATATAGTTGTTTTACTGGTTAAACCCCCCTATTTTGTTTCCACAAAGGAAGTATACAGTAGACTGAATGTAGGAAATATAAAAAAAAGGCCTGACACCATGGGAACTATAGATAAAATAAAAAGAGCGGATGTCCGGGGGATTGCAGAAGGCCTCTGCAATGTTTTAGAAGAGGTTACCTTTAAAATGCATCCGGAACTTGAAAGGATTAAAGAGGCTATGAAGGAAAGGGGAGCTCTGGGCAGCCTGATGTCGGGGAGCGGACCCACGGTATACGGCATTTTTGAAAGCCTTAAGGATGCTCAAAAGGCTGCTGAAAAATTTAATGGCAACAATAATACTGTGATAATTACGGAACTAAGTTAA
- a CDS encoding ribonuclease H-like YkuK family protein: MYFISPTKGRLSLKETVMDIISYIEEDPEARYKLIIGTDSQEKNNTCFVTAIIIHRIGKGARYYYRKRIMSLVKNLRQRVYIETSLSLEAVNSIKNELARTNYKDMDVEVHVDIGQNGDTRELIKEVVGWVMGSGFRVKIKPQAYGATKVADRFTK; encoded by the coding sequence ATGTATTTTATAAGCCCGACAAAAGGGAGGCTATCCCTTAAAGAAACCGTAATGGATATTATCAGTTATATAGAGGAAGACCCAGAAGCTCGCTACAAACTGATAATAGGTACCGATTCTCAGGAAAAAAACAATACCTGCTTTGTTACGGCAATTATAATTCACAGGATTGGCAAGGGAGCCAGGTACTATTACAGGAAAAGAATCATGTCCCTTGTAAAAAATTTAAGACAAAGGGTTTATATCGAAACCTCTTTGTCTTTAGAGGCGGTCAACTCTATAAAGAATGAGCTTGCCAGGACGAATTACAAAGATATGGATGTGGAGGTACATGTGGATATAGGGCAAAACGGAGATACGAGGGAACTTATTAAGGAAGTTGTGGGTTGGGTTATGGGAAGCGGCTTCAGGGTTAAAATAAAGCCTCAGGCTTACGGTGCTACGAAGGTGGCGGACAGATTTACGAAATAA
- the yabG gene encoding sporulation peptidase YabG, whose protein sequence is MAKVKPGDIVKRISYGGDLLFKVVEVHEEKNLALLKGINIRVLADAPLDDLILPTKNEIREYRINLIKTYNECLERVFYRRELEKEKNYTRNERVENGFFCMPVKVLHLDGDEDYLEICLNTYKQLEIEAVGFNISEKDQPKNIKNLLFEFAPDILVITGHDGLLKNARDYNNVNSYRNSKFFIESVKEARKIQPSKDELIIFAGACQSYYEGLIKAGANFASSPHRVFIHALDPVMVIERVAYTPISKIISLKEAIEATITGTKGIGGIETRGKYREGLPRSPYE, encoded by the coding sequence ATGGCTAAGGTTAAACCAGGAGATATAGTAAAGAGGATTTCTTACGGAGGGGATTTACTTTTTAAGGTGGTAGAGGTTCATGAAGAAAAAAATTTAGCCCTTTTAAAGGGTATTAACATAAGGGTTTTAGCAGATGCGCCGCTGGATGATTTAATATTACCCACTAAAAATGAAATTAGGGAATACAGAATCAATCTTATAAAAACCTACAACGAATGTTTGGAGAGGGTTTTTTACAGGAGGGAACTGGAAAAAGAAAAAAACTACACCAGGAACGAAAGGGTAGAGAACGGCTTTTTTTGTATGCCGGTAAAGGTTCTGCACTTGGACGGCGATGAGGATTACTTAGAAATATGCCTGAATACCTATAAACAGTTAGAGATAGAAGCTGTGGGTTTTAATATTTCCGAAAAGGATCAACCAAAAAATATTAAAAATTTGCTTTTTGAGTTTGCACCGGATATTCTCGTGATTACCGGGCACGACGGCCTTTTAAAAAATGCAAGGGATTACAATAATGTAAATTCGTACAGAAACTCAAAGTTTTTTATAGAATCGGTAAAAGAGGCAAGAAAAATACAGCCATCCAAGGATGAGCTGATAATCTTCGCCGGTGCGTGTCAGTCTTACTATGAAGGCCTGATAAAAGCCGGAGCGAATTTTGCAAGTTCTCCCCACCGGGTTTTTATCCACGCCCTGGATCCCGTTATGGTAATTGAAAGGGTGGCTTATACTCCCATATCAAAAATAATCTCTTTGAAAGAAGCCATTGAGGCGACGATTACGGGCACAAAAGGAATAGGCGGCATCGAAACCCGGGGCAAGTACAGGGAAGGGCTCCCGCGTTCTCCTTACGAGTAA
- a CDS encoding DUF3794 and LysM peptidoglycan-binding domain-containing protein — protein MGVVLTKEIVRVDQVVGEDKAQAVVEGIINLPAGKPDISRVISVKAEVDLDSLKISILDGKIMVEGELEVDAMYVANIASQPVHAVEGRISFSFFAKVPGAKKNMAVKVMPKIEYSKFSFDPQRPREISASFVIQFLVKVLQRVEVEVAVDATGPADLQVLKETVKLDHIVGDASSQSIAKGDIAVPNVKPDILEIIKVQGTARTTQVKVLDGKIIVEGVLDVGVLYVARVPENQPQQPVHFLEGQIPFTTFVEIPGAKESMTRIVRVEVEHIRGRKKDDRTVSVEAVIKAMVRVYETKVLDVIIDLFSPSEKLEVKKIELKVDQVVGENENQIIVKETVNVPDPKPDILEIYSTNATARIDNARIIDSKVIVEGTLLVETLYVAKVPEGQPQQPVHFMEHEIPFTTFVEIPGAQENMMLDFDLIVEHVTASFDPASPRKMEVRAIIKLFAKVTETIEIEVVTEVIEPEEEEKPEKPEKPEKPGEMPPEKPSLTIYIVQRGDTLWKIAKRYNVTVDSIVKANNLQNPNMIMPGQQLIIPR, from the coding sequence ATGGGAGTCGTTTTAACAAAGGAAATAGTCAGGGTAGACCAGGTAGTAGGAGAAGACAAAGCCCAGGCAGTAGTAGAGGGCATAATAAACCTGCCGGCAGGAAAACCGGATATCAGCCGTGTAATTTCAGTAAAGGCAGAAGTAGATTTAGATTCATTGAAAATTAGCATACTGGACGGGAAAATAATGGTAGAAGGCGAATTAGAAGTGGATGCCATGTACGTCGCCAACATTGCTTCCCAGCCGGTTCATGCGGTGGAAGGCAGAATATCTTTTAGCTTCTTTGCCAAGGTGCCGGGCGCTAAAAAGAATATGGCGGTAAAGGTCATGCCCAAGATAGAGTACAGCAAGTTTTCCTTTGACCCGCAGAGGCCCCGGGAGATATCCGCAAGCTTTGTAATCCAGTTCCTGGTAAAAGTGCTCCAAAGGGTTGAAGTGGAGGTTGCCGTAGATGCCACCGGACCCGCAGACCTGCAGGTATTGAAGGAAACGGTAAAGCTGGATCACATAGTAGGAGACGCTTCTTCCCAGAGCATTGCCAAGGGAGATATTGCCGTTCCCAACGTAAAACCCGATATCCTGGAGATAATTAAGGTTCAGGGCACGGCCAGGACCACTCAGGTTAAGGTTTTGGACGGTAAAATAATCGTAGAGGGAGTCCTGGATGTAGGGGTTCTTTACGTAGCCAGGGTTCCGGAAAACCAGCCCCAGCAGCCGGTGCATTTCCTGGAAGGCCAGATACCTTTCACCACCTTTGTGGAGATACCCGGAGCCAAGGAATCCATGACCAGAATAGTCAGGGTAGAAGTAGAACACATAAGAGGACGGAAAAAGGACGATAGAACCGTTTCCGTGGAAGCGGTAATAAAGGCAATGGTCAGGGTATACGAGACAAAGGTACTGGATGTAATTATAGACCTCTTTAGCCCCTCAGAAAAATTAGAGGTTAAAAAGATAGAGCTCAAAGTTGACCAGGTGGTAGGTGAAAACGAAAACCAGATAATCGTAAAAGAAACCGTCAATGTACCCGATCCCAAACCCGACATCCTGGAAATTTACTCTACAAATGCTACCGCCCGAATTGACAATGCGAGGATTATCGACAGCAAGGTAATAGTAGAAGGAACATTGCTCGTAGAGACACTGTATGTGGCCAAGGTTCCCGAAGGCCAGCCCCAGCAGCCGGTACATTTCATGGAACATGAAATACCCTTCACCACCTTCGTAGAGATTCCCGGTGCCCAAGAGAATATGATGCTGGACTTTGATTTGATAGTAGAACACGTTACCGCAAGCTTCGATCCGGCTTCGCCCAGGAAGATGGAAGTCAGGGCAATTATAAAATTATTTGCGAAGGTGACGGAAACAATTGAAATTGAAGTGGTGACCGAAGTAATCGAACCGGAAGAGGAAGAAAAGCCCGAAAAACCTGAAAAGCCTGAAAAACCCGGTGAAATGCCGCCAGAAAAGCCGTCCCTGACCATTTATATAGTGCAAAGAGGCGATACCCTCTGGAAGATAGCAAAACGCTACAATGTGACGGTGGACTCCATAGTAAAGGCAAACAACCTGCAAAATCCGAATATGATAATGCCCGGCCAGCAGCTAATAATTCCAAGGTAA
- a CDS encoding glycosyltransferase family 2 protein, producing the protein MIAAVVPAKNEEGRISKVLINLIKIGVDIIITVINGSTDNTLYEVQKLSTSFAGIIKIIHFKEALGYDVPKAIGAYTAYKEGAECVIFVDGDMEGRMNCKLKALIKSILKEKVDLSLTRFYPDYLKENRLSLELYYYKRLFNETLNLYHKVYTAIPSHGPHAVSRKFLQSVDYSYFAIPPLESVFAVKEGLKVAAPSIMRVEEPGSKLRGFSHAKKMADTIIGDIIEALNFYKGLPRTRVINNKEYTGYNSERRFDILKNFIS; encoded by the coding sequence GTGATTGCTGCTGTAGTACCTGCAAAAAACGAGGAGGGAAGGATTTCAAAGGTTTTAATTAATTTGATAAAAATAGGAGTGGATATAATTATTACCGTAATTAACGGTTCCACGGATAATACCCTTTACGAAGTACAAAAATTGAGCACCTCTTTTGCGGGTATAATAAAAATTATTCATTTCAAAGAAGCCTTAGGGTATGACGTGCCCAAAGCCATAGGGGCTTACACCGCCTATAAAGAAGGAGCGGAGTGCGTTATTTTTGTGGATGGAGATATGGAAGGGAGAATGAACTGTAAATTAAAAGCTCTAATTAAATCAATACTCAAGGAAAAGGTCGATCTTTCTTTAACCAGGTTTTACCCCGATTACCTGAAAGAAAACCGGCTTTCCTTAGAGCTTTATTATTATAAAAGACTGTTTAACGAGACGTTAAACCTGTACCATAAGGTATATACAGCTATACCCTCCCACGGTCCTCACGCGGTTTCCAGAAAATTTTTACAAAGTGTTGATTACAGCTATTTTGCAATACCCCCTTTAGAGTCGGTTTTTGCGGTAAAAGAAGGGCTGAAGGTAGCCGCACCCTCAATTATGCGGGTGGAGGAGCCGGGTTCCAAGCTTCGCGGCTTTAGTCATGCAAAAAAAATGGCCGATACCATTATCGGCGATATAATTGAAGCGTTAAATTTTTATAAAGGCTTACCGCGAACTCGCGTTATCAACAACAAAGAATATACGGGATACAATAGCGAAAGAAGGTTTGATATATTAAAAAATTTTATTTCGTAA
- the spoVG gene encoding septation regulator SpoVG, which yields MEITDVRIRKIQEEGKMKAIVSVTFDNEFVVHDIRVIEGDSGLFIAMPSRKTADGQFKDIAHPLNSYMRAKIQEAVLKSYQAAIS from the coding sequence TTGGAAATTACCGATGTAAGAATTAGAAAAATCCAGGAAGAAGGAAAGATGAAAGCCATTGTTTCAGTGACTTTTGACAATGAATTTGTGGTCCATGATATCAGGGTTATCGAGGGGGACAGCGGTCTTTTTATTGCGATGCCCAGCCGCAAGACCGCCGATGGGCAGTTCAAGGATATTGCTCACCCTTTGAATTCTTACATGAGGGCTAAAATCCAGGAGGCTGTCCTGAAATCCTATCAAGCTGCAATTAGTTAA